In Tachypleus tridentatus isolate NWPU-2018 chromosome 3, ASM421037v1, whole genome shotgun sequence, the sequence CAATACATCTAAAATAGCTTTATTTCTAGTAGGTTTCTttactaattggtgaagaaagcaatcttgaacagttttcaaaaacctTGCTTCCTCATGGTTTGACTCCAGTATTTCCCAGtttatatgcctgaaattaaaataacccaTAGTTaagacttcattaacagctgtatcatttggtggtctgtaacaaattcccactgAAAGCCTTTTCCTTGTGTAACCACTCATAAATActcaaatggattcaatctccttgctgTTATCTATATTATCAATACCTGTCAGAATAGTAGTGCCAACTAAGACCTGTCAGAATAGTAGCCAGAACTAAATAACAGCCAGAACAGCCACAGCTGTTAATAGTTGACTGAATTCTGTATTAATTACTAACCAGAACCTTATGCATCATAAAAAATTGAGATAAATGCATAAAAAAGGATTATAAATAAAAAGACCAAAAGTAAATAACACTTCCTGCACATAGacttacaaaattttaatttcttcacATTAAACACATATAAAAGCTAATAAGATGCATTTGGTTCAAAAACAACACTTAAATGGAAGTAGCAAACTTAAATCATACTGACACTTTAAAGCATCATTCTGCAGTATGTCTACAAAATAAGCTTTGTGAGAAATGTTATTACTTAAAAAACATTGAGTtcatatgataaataaaatttggTCATGAGAAAAAGACACCTCTGTTCTCATATCATTTTGAACAGAATGAGTTGAAGTTGAAAAACATTGCACTGCTTTTAAATACACATAAGTATGTACAATACATCAGTAATAATCTAACTTAGCTGATATCAACATCTTGATAAGTTATTCCTTCATATCTTGTTGCAGTCATAACACACTTATAAACGGTCTTTCTTTAATTTCTCTTTGTATCTTGAATCACAACTACAGTTATCCTCTCTCAAATtctcataatgttttatttgtacattattaCAGATACAATCAATCTCCCTCTAACTACCTTTACATATCTTCTTGTGCTAATTACACACTTATTATCAGTATTCCTCTTATTATTTGTTACACTTATAACACATTTATGTTGAATATGCTTCTTATTGTTGGAATCATGAAAATAACAGATCTTCTCagaatgcaaataataaatgcaataattaaattttataatcaacagtagcatttattattttaaaaacttaaaagttgGACAAAAGGGTGTCACAAACATTTCTTACTTCAGAGGAatcagttatatattttattatgttattcataatttcctattgattttaattttgtgtgtatggttttcaaaaataaaatcaattacaCTTTAACTCTCACCCAGTCTGTTCACACAAAACTTGAGATGTTCTTAAAAACTAAGTTTTTCTTCTTTAAGTTAATGTTgcatataatttgaaaatatattcaaaaacattGAGGATTTATATTGTTCAAGAAAATACTATACACTGGTCAAAGATTTGTACTACATCTTTTGAAGttcagtaaaaaacaataaataataaacttcaaattaTTATACCTCCAATTTTGCAGTACTTTTTATACTTCGActgtaatttacaaataattaatatctCCAAAACATACTTAGAGTTGTAATTATTTAGGTCAATGGTAATTacatcaaaatatacataaaaaagcttttattttcacataataaGGAATAAAAAAAGTATGAAGTTGCATTATTAAGCAATAGGTAATGGTGATATAGCAAATGATGTtgtacttgtttttatatattggGTATTGTCTTCAGACAAaacatgaagtttttttttatttgctaatttGTGCTTTGCTGACATCAggatttgaaatacattttttagcAGTGTATactctcagacttaccactgagggACAAGATGAAAGCGTGCCTTTTTATATGTTGGATATCATTCTCAGACAAAACATACAGGTATACTTGTTCATGTATTGGATATTAGACTAAGAAACAGTGATTTCATTTGTTTATGTATTGAATATTGGcctgagaaaaaacaacaatgtgtgtttgtttatgtattgAATATTGGCCTGAGAATCAGAAATGTGCATTTATGTATGAATTGAGTAGTGTCTTGAGAAAGAAAATGAAGTTGAGTTTAATTAATTAAGGCATAGCAAATATGAAAGTTTATATCATATGAGATCCAGTCTGATGTAAACTTAAGATGAACCAAGAAACAATATCTTTTTTAATCCTTTCATTTaggtataaatggttgtttcaACAGTCTTACTGCAGGTACTTTCTCCTATAATTCTGTGGTGTGTACATTCAAATTACTACATTTTTGTTATCAATGTTGTAACTACTGCACTCTCACACCCACAAGATTATTTAAGAGGAGTTTGTGACTTGGAAACAtctgtaaaaaaaacaccaacaaatgaaacatttgttacagTTTCTGAAGTTACAAAGAAACAACACGAAAGcacagtaaacaaaaaaaaacataaagtaaCTCACAAACAAGGTATCAAGTAAATTACTAGAAAACAGTGACAAACCTAGCTAAGCTTTCAGCTCTGTAACTCTTTACGTCCTGACGAAGTTTGTCCATTTCATCACGCATAAGAGCAAGCTCCTGGACTATTTTTTCCTAAAAAAGGGATGAAAATCATGAATGAAGCTTAGGTGAATTTGCATGTAAACAAAGTCATATAGAGGAATTCTGCTCAATAGTAAAAACGACAGAAACAAGGAACATCAACTTTATTAAGCTCTTTACTGTTCTCTTTAAATTTTACTATCAGTTGTAACACTCTTTGAAAAGGAATAAAACGACAGCTATAGtgacaaaataaatatgataGAAGAACAAAATAAGACCTTTGCAAAATATGCACTgcatgtatttttttgtttttcatctttacatcagatatttatatagtatatttgttattataaataatatttatcagcTGTGGAGACAGAAAATTGAAGTTGTGTTAGTAGAAACAACCAACTGGTTATTGCTTtgctggaaaaaaaattataaacaagaaaaCCTTTACCTCTAAGGACTTACTTTGTAAGTTTGCTCTTGAAAGTtcacaataaagtgataaatgaAGAATTAGTTAGAAGTGATTCACAGGATTAGACAGGGATGTATTTTAAACTCAACAAAAAACATAGTGTTGTTGGTATAAAGATTATGTAATCAGCCAGCTACTCACATTTTAACAGTATCAATCAATAGCTTCTAAGTATCAGTATCAAACAGTACCTTATCAGCATTAGTATTAATCTCTTTCTTTTATAAGTGTCAAATAGCGTCTTCtaaatttttttataagtttcaaCCATATCTTATCAGACCAGTATCTGTTGgtataatattaatcagtatagTATTAGTATCATTCAGGTACAGTTACCTTGTTAGTATCAATTAGTATCTTGTCAATATCAGTAAAAATCAGTGTATTATCTTATAAATATCAATCAGTATCATATCAAAGTCAGTATTAATCAGCTATAAGATTTTTATAAATGTCTCATTGCTATCTTTCCCTTAACAGTATCAAGCAATCAGAATGTTACAAGTACTATTGAATGCATTTATTCTGATTtgcatttataaaatttttatacaTACTAATTATAACACTTTAAATGAATAAACTGTTATAGACAATCTTTTGTCAGAtataaaaaccttaaaaataGTTAATTCATGAAAGTTTTGGAACAACTGTGCATATGCTACattcacttaatattaattaaatattaccaCATGCGAATATTTCATACTTACTTGactaaatttgaattaaatataaaaacatgagtATATTTTATTGACATGCACTAGAGAAGATGAGATCTTAATGAACAAAATAACaccaaaaaaatataaataccagAAAAATTATGCATAAATTAATTCAAGACACAATGAAGAACTTATTTCTTAGCTTTAAACATTAGTAATAggcttgtaaatattaaattttctatccaagtaaaataaaaaacatttttattaaatatcttttgaCTGAAACACCAGTAGTCAGCAAATGGCCAGACTATTTTCCAAGAACAATTCATATAAGTTAACCAATAAAGGATAACCTTAGGTTCTTAAGCCCATAAGTGGAAATAAAAATCAGAACTAATTTGTGGACATTCATGAataaaaccatcatttgtaaGGACATAATCCCTCAAACCTTTTCACTATGTGAGTCCTCTAGTAACTTCCGAGTATGATCAAGTTGCTGTGAGAGATTGTTTTTTTCATCTAAAGCATCCATTCTTTCTTTGAGGTGAAGCTGAAGACGTTCATTAGACTCAGCAAGGAGCTTGTCCACTGTTGCTGAGAGCCGCTGATTGTGTTCCTCATTCATCTTCTCTCTCTGCCTTGCCTAGAGAAATACAAAATCTTCAATAAAGTTCAAATGCCTgatttatttcattctcttttCAGATTAGAAAAATGATTTAGTTTATACAATGCTAATATACATACATGAGAGGCTTACATACCTTAAATCATCCAGAACACTTcagcaacaaaatatttttaatgttcccatttaaaatgttttatttttttcaaaaatgataTTATATGAATAGCTTACCTTAGCTAACATCTCATACTTTGACCTCATTTTCCTAACCCTTGAAGTGTTAAACTAGCTATATGATTTAATTCAGTTAATTATTCTGGGAGAGACTTTATCGAGTTGTTATCTCAGCTAGAAGTACAGTATCAAGCTGGTGTTTCAATTAATAGAGAGCATTTTTATCAAGCTGGCATTTCAGTTGAGAGAAAGCATTTTTATCAAGCTGGCATTTCAGTTGAGAGAAAGCATTTTTATCAAGCTGGTGTTTCAGTTAAAAGGAAGTATTTTCATCAAGCTAATGTTTCTGTTAACAGAGAGTAACTGTATCAAGTGCTGTTTCTTCCTgtgtttattaagttattattataaaaggcaATCTCAGGAGTGGGCAAAACAAGGTTGAGGTTAAACTCTTTCCATTGACAATGGTACTGAGTACCTTGAACACTTgcttaagaacaacaacaaaaaaaagataaattacaataaacaagtAGAAAGTTAGAAATACAGTTAATTTTAAGAAGGAGGTGTGTACAAAAAGTGCAATCCTATGTGACAGACTTTTATATTACAGTATATAACAGACTCAGCATGAAATTCTTCAgtatgttatatataacagatgTATTATGAGTTACTcacagtatattaaatataacacactCAGAATGAGTTACTTAAGTGCATTCTCCTGCAAGATGAGTTGTTAAAAGTGTTGAAAATTTTACCAAATTGTCAAGTGATAGAAAAAAGATAACAATTACAAAATGTGTTATCAAACATGCACTTTTTCAAATACTCAATTTAAAATCATAGTTCTCTCAAACATTATACATTCATTTCTTtacagtttgaaacaaaagtaagtttactaagcttaattattttgaaagaatgATACCTCACAttccatttatattttgattataaaaaaCTGTAACTGCATAACAAGTTTTTAGATTCTTCTAGTTTGAGTTTAGAAACCTACCTTCATGAGTTCACTATTTCTTTCTTCCAGTTGCTGTTCAAGCCTTTGTACTCGGTCTTCTATGCTCATGTGCCTCTCTTGTGCCTTATGGTGAAAGTAACAATTTATCAAATGCTTATTACGAAGGCACAAACATAcagaaatatacatgtatatgttctGGGATattgttttctaaatatgtagTGAGGTAATCTGAAGTCTTTTAACCTCAAAAGATTATGTAACGCAATCTACATAAAGAGGAAAAAGTGATAGTAACAGATTACATAAGATGATCTTTGTAAAGAGGgaaagtaatattaatttattatataacgCATTCTGCATAAAGAGGAAAACTaattgtaagatatatatatgccAATCTTGAGGGGTAAGTACTAGTAATAGATTAGATAAAGTAATCTACTTAAAGAGACAATAGtaatagtaatatattatatacGGTGATATACATAGAAAAAGGATAAGTAATAGTAACATATTATATAAGGTGATTTTCATAAAGAGGGAAAATTTACTaatagttaaatgtttattacaacttTGCATCAAATGGAAGCTGAAACTGGAGCAATAAAACATTCTATTACTAAAAGCTCTGTTGATAGTCTACAAAAATGAAAGATACGTTTTTTCTGTCAGAAAGGTTTTTAAATATTCCTGCTGAATATCTTTTACAAACAACCAATTTTCCAACAAACATTACTCAAGTATTATTGGGACCAAAATAAGTTTATGATTTTCCAAGGAAACTTTACCATTTTATCAAGACTTTGTTTaccttgaaaatgaaaaaattgaTCCTTTTCCTCCAAAGTTCTGCTTTAGACATAATCGCAGATCAATACAAAATACGTATTTTCAACCAATCTGAGctacagaagttttatttcaatgaaaaatagGACTACTTTCAAAAGATAGGCTTTAATAGGATCTGCAGGTTGCTTTAGGAGGTGAGGAGAGAAGGCAGTGTGATGACAAATTCCTCCATCAAACTGTACCTGAGAGAGAGCTTCCACTTGCTGTTGAAGTTCGGCTTCTTTTGCTGGCAGAGATTCGGCTTTTTTTGAGAACTGTGACAATTTCTGTTCGGTCAGTTCTAACCTCTCTTCTAATGCTCTAACCTTTTCTTCActctaagaaaaataaataaaaactatttaatattcaTCATATATAAGTCTGGAACATCTTTTTGCTCTCCTAATGTTGCCTTGGTCACTATATACTCAAAATTGTTGTAAAGAGGGTTTCACTTGGATGGTTACTTTCTCACAGGCCATATATCAATCAAGATAaacatgatatataaaaaatcaaaGAATATCTGAAACTGAAGTATTTTGATGGTTATTTTCAGACACCAAATATCAAATGTATTCAGTTTTTATGTTCTTATGTAACATTTTCCAATACATTACATCAACCATGTTTGgaacattgtttaaattaaattactatCACTTAtctcagtggttcccaaactttttcagcttgttacccaatttaacatgccacattaagcatgttacccctttcacaaaatgttttcaacattgatatatatggctaaattaaactagagatatattgcactttatttattacactttatttatttacaatttatttatataatttatttacactgaattacactttaattattgtatttgatcattgtgcatttctaatgaatattgccaaagatgtcaagaacatcagtgggatggatggagttgcatacttgaagctagtttaggaattcttggctttgtggttgaaagtgccagcctggcatcgtttgcaacattcaagcgagtcctctttttttgttttcatccccagcatggttgagaaccccttctcgcacagatatgttgttgagaatgataccaacaacttcaaggctctcttggacagagttggcgagtcagctagttgtgaaatccaaaaggaatctgcattttggttttggaatttgactTTCAAGGCTTCATTTGCTCGCATTGCGATCCACTCCTCCTTTGCAGGGAAATCATCATCATGAATGGCCTAATCAGGTACAGAAAAGGGATGAATGATCCACTGAAGACTGGCTGTTTTTTAGGTCACTCTCTGGAAAGTAGTGCTGCATGCTTGTTTCAAGCCCCTTCAAATGGTCGCtcatctctttgttgatggtctgtaaaagtgatccagtatcataactattctcttcaacaaactggtctagggtgggaaactgagcgatcactcctttctccaagcgtcgaatccagagtctcagttttcccagaaatgcagtcacagtgtgatgggcatcaatgacagtcgtgttttggccctggagttgcagattatcactgttcagctccgcaaatatgtcagccaagtaacaaagtcgagcaagccactccttatcagtgaatgtggtagcaaaaggagattcttcttgtttcagaaattcctgaAGAGCCGTTCGGAGCTCAATGACTCGACGTACAACCTTGCCTCGTGACAACCAGCGAACATCGGTGTGGTAGAGTAGAACTTGATACTGCTCTCCCATTTCCTTGCACAGCTCCCTGAATATGCGTGAATTCACATCCCTGGACTTGATGAAATTGACgattttcaacacatcttcaaacactaatttcagattaccaggcaggctttttgatccaagagagtaccgatgaatgatgcaatgatctacaggaatttctggattcacagcttgtatgaggccccgtaatccacgattacgacccatcatcgacggtgctccatcgacggagacctagattaaaaaagaaaaactattatagattgcgtcagttagtcattcttacttatcttttgcgttataattatatggttttaatttaatttaaattattttggtactttagtatttcagtacgacaggcacgataattttttgtgaattatgtataaaatattcgctacactacagctacttgtacaataaataaaactatatgactatatgccatgtaattcattgtatttatactaatctagactttatataaacatctctccctacctgttgaacgctgttccaatccaatccattcgtggtaaagaaactgttgatgatattgaagatatcttctccCTTCGTGGTTGTCAACAGATCTTCGCATAATAGGaactcttctttgatcttgtcctGGTGGACGTAACGAACGAACCCAAGGAGAACAGCACAACTGGCTACGTCACACGATTCATCAAATTGCAAGGAGAATTTGGTATATGAGCTTTCCTTGATCTCTGTTAtaacttgggacagaatatctgatgccatgtcatctactcgtcggcggattgtgttgtttgatagagaTATGACACTCAGTTTCTTCGCTTGATCCTCCCCACATACCTTGCTTACCATCTCGTATGCACAAGGCATAATCAGATTCTCTGCAATGGTGTGGCATTTTTGTTGTTCggcaactttatatgcaacaaagtaagatgcttcgaccgcagcttgaagcttttgggcttgaattccagATGAACCGAACTGGATATTCTTCAGTGCTACAGCCTGGCGATGAAAATAAGCCTGatcctcattttgaagatttggatGGCACTTCTTGAGGTGAGCTGAGAGCTTTGATGGCTTGAGgctttcatttgtcaacactttGTGACATACTACACATTGTGGCCGATCCTCTCCACCAGAAGGTAAATTCGCAAAGCCATAGCGAAGAAAAGCGTCAGAGTAGGTGcgctttttagacattttattgtttaatctgcagaaaaagaaaaactgcataaaaaagtgtgaacaatgtgaacttattatttattttttcatggcattctagatagcattaaaagagcttattcagcataggaatgatgtaatagtaggtaaatactaactatactgcacagggcagtacacatacataccaggttttgtctacctcggctgatgctcacatagaaactgacagtgtgaaatagaggcaacctcaggcagtgagtgacgcgtactggacacgtcgatgagtcatcagggttactgagtgacttgtgttctgaagcatacttgtcaaaatacttttgggttaccacacacttagatacatattttttcttttctactaccgtatattagtttttgatgtttattgttatttggtttaactttattacatacttaaaataggtttaatttacaactttacatactaagacaaagttaacattaatcctaataccagctacctcaatgttttcttgatttttagaattttaactttttttctgtcacCCCTCCATTACCCCCGATAAATTGTTAAAGTACCCCCAGTTTGGAAACCATTGACTTATCTAGTCCATAGTATTATCACTGTTATGTTACTCACTCCAACAGGAATAAACATTACAGAACTAATCGAATATTATAATAAGATGCTTTATGCACACAATGGGCTAAATGTTAAAGGCTTTACTAATTTAAGCTCATAATCAGAGGGAAAATAACCAGTTAAGTTCTATTTATTGAATGGTGGGGTCAACTATCtatcttataacacacccacaaaTGAAAGTGCAAAATGTATCTGGTAGAAACAAGTCTTGAACTCAAGACCCTCAGATACCCTGCCAAGTATGCTACTTACTAAGCAAAATTTGAAACTACATACAATAACAGATTATAATTGTAAAGCACTGTTTTCTTAACTGGCCAAAGATAGGATCTAACACAGACAATGCACTGTATTGTAGATTTCAACCAACAAAAACCTCCTACTGGATAATCAAACTCatttttttacttacatataaGTTGTTTAATGTGTAGAACTGTTACTTAATAGTGCTTTAATCACACAATTTATGCACATCATCAAAAGACACTGCAGAATTAAGTTTCTTCTCAGAACTCATGAATATTCATGTactcaaaaaatatgaaaaattatactAAACATTATAAAGATGAAAGAGTAACAACAATTGTTAAATACACTGCAGCCTTTCCACCAATCATACCCAGACAAACAGTCACAACACATCTCTTACAATTCACCAGAATACTATAAATACCTACAACAGCTTACACACACAGGTCCTGTAGATAAAAAACAGAAGATTTTTGAAACTTTGTCCTctatacttattttttatataactggCAGTTGCCATTCATtctaatgtatttaaaaacaatgttttttataaaaagaattatttttacctatactttaaattattttacatgtttttttcacTCAGAACTTACAAGCTTTAACTGAGCTTCTTTGTTAATTAATTTCTGTTCTAATTTTTCATTTAAGTCATGGATAGAAGTTGACTCTCTTTGTGCATTGAGGAACCGTTTTTCCAAAGTTGATATCCTCTGTTCTTGGTCATCTTTTTGTGcaatattctgaaataaacataatgaaaacGAATTCAGATAAAAAACCTTTTCTCCTTATAAACCATAGGcatttaacattattgttttttcttctgtaatTTGTATGAAGTATCTTTTCAACAAATCATTGAGGATGTAAAAGAGAAGAATGGAAATTGCATAGATTTATCCATTgaaaataactgtgataaacaagtaaataaaaaatgtttcaaaagaaggaagtaaattagggatagctaaaaTCATTCTTCAAacacaatgcaaacaagatagtagggatggcatttgcatcgcccctacataataacacagacacactATAgtagacaaaaataagaaaaactcatttgttgttgaataactatacatattattatatgttaattcTTGTCTGTGTTATTACGTAAGGATGATCTAAATGCCATCACTACTGTCTTTCTTGTATTGTGTTTGAAGAATTTATACTAGCCATCCTACATTCTCTTCTGTTTTTTGGAAATTTTCTTATTTACTTGTtgttttaatgcagtgtttcaatagattagaatgttgtatatataaccaagttataaatacaatgagattacaactgtaatatttattaatatctattattggctggtaattccagTTTCACCCTCAAGTTTTTTAAATGAACACCACATATCTTCAAGAATTAtagttttttaaattactaccagttattaataatacttataaaagagGGTTCTCTGTTTAAACCTGTGTGAAATTGGATGacatcattgttttattttttaagttatcatgtaataaaaaagtacaaatgAAAAAACGAACAAGGAATTCAAGCTTCTtcctatgatatttacagacatttccAGAAATTTTTACTCAGTCATTACGTATAGATTGCTATGAAAGGAAacattgtatagtattgtaaagttctgatgacctattgaggaaatatttaaaataccatttcaatgAACAATATGAACCACCCCTACATAGGCAGTGCTATGAACCTgaggatgaccgaagaaagttgaaactttgttcactcctctacataaaacttttcttaacccaaatgagccatttttacatatatatttttctaggCAGTGCTATTGCCTGTCTAATTCTATATTGTGAATTGCTCTATTAAAGAtaactgtaatataaattatatatttatatcattttaaattcaAACATATCAGTACATGGTTTTATAGCtacaaattatacaattttgcAAACAAAGCAAAATGGTGagataagtaaaacaaacacacGATTTTTTAGTTATACATTTGAAGGTAATTCAGTCTTTTTTATGGGGAGGGGAAGAGAGAAAATAACCAAACTTTAATTCTACTTAATTAATAATACTGACGTTTTTTTGTACATACTATTCAAATATGTTATATAGAGCTCCGTATTGACAAATAATCTCTGAAAAGTAACCTGTTTATCAGTTCTAAATcttattcaataaaaacataaaagttgtataTAACAGATTTCTATAAAAGTAAGTTTCTTAAGTCAGAAATATAGACAAAACAGTTGCAAAGTACTTGTTGTACCACAGTGAAAAATGTTCCCAAAATGACTGATTTTGTCTGATTCAAACATGGTATACATTTATCTTTGTTCCTTGCCTCATTAAATAGTTAAATGGGGGTTACTACTTACTATTTCACATACTTATTCAGCACATATAATGTTAATTCAATCCCCCCCCCCTATGTCACACTCCTCAGGGGACCTTAAGAGTACATGAAAGATTCTTTGATAATTCGTCCAGCTGGAGGTTCACCAGCTATAAGCAAACATATTAAGTCTtctggtaaatattaaatttaccaTTTGCCTCTTGCCTACCTCTTTAAGATCATGTTCTAGCTTCTGGTTTTCTGCTTGAAGCTTTGAGGTTTCCTTCTGTGAAAAAGACAACAGATCTTCCAGCTCTTTAATCTTGCTTTCCATTTCTTCTAACCTGTCTCTTGCTGCTTCCAGTTCAACCTGTTGCTTTTCCAAGGTCTCTTTGAGCTCGACTACCTTGGCTGCCTCTGCCACAGCTTCTGCTGATCCATTTGAAACCTAGGAAATTTTATTCATGGTTAACATAATCAAGCTTGGGTTTAGAATGTTAACACATGAATATTGCTGCCATGTTAAAGAGACAGTAAATAAGTTAGTACTGCTTCTCTAATTCCAATATGAACCTCCTACACTAAATGattaaaaaggtgtaaaattAGGGATAATCTAACAAAAT encodes:
- the LOC143247098 gene encoding zinc finger BED domain-containing protein 5-like isoform X1, whose product is MQFFFFCRLNNKMSKKRTYSDAFLRYGFANLPSGGEDRPQCVVCHKVLTNESLKPSKLSAHLKKCHPNLQNEDQAYFHRQAVALKNIQFGSSGIQAQKLQAAVEASYFVAYKVAEQQKCHTIAENLIMPCAYEMVSKVCGEDQAKKLSVISLSNNTIRRRVDDMASDILSQVITEIKESSYTKFSLQFDESCDVASCAVLLGFVRYVHQDKIKEEFLLCEDLLTTTKGEDIFNIINSFFTTNGLDWNSVQQVSVDGAPSMMGRNRGLRGLIQAVNPEIPVDHCIIHRYSLGSKSLPGNLKLVFEDVLKIVNFIKSRDVNSRIFRELCKEMGEQYQVLLYHTDVRWLSRGKVVRRVIELRTALQEFLKQEESPFATTFTDKEWLARLCYLADIFAELNSDNLQLQGQNTTVIDAHHTVTAFLGKLRLWIRRLEKGVIAQFPTLDQFVEENSYDTGSLLQTINKEMSDHLKGLETSMQHYFPESDLKNSQSSVDHSSLFCT
- the LOC143247098 gene encoding zinc finger BED domain-containing protein 5-like isoform X2, whose amino-acid sequence is MSKKRTYSDAFLRYGFANLPSGGEDRPQCVVCHKVLTNESLKPSKLSAHLKKCHPNLQNEDQAYFHRQAVALKNIQFGSSGIQAQKLQAAVEASYFVAYKVAEQQKCHTIAENLIMPCAYEMVSKVCGEDQAKKLSVISLSNNTIRRRVDDMASDILSQVITEIKESSYTKFSLQFDESCDVASCAVLLGFVRYVHQDKIKEEFLLCEDLLTTTKGEDIFNIINSFFTTNGLDWNSVQQVSVDGAPSMMGRNRGLRGLIQAVNPEIPVDHCIIHRYSLGSKSLPGNLKLVFEDVLKIVNFIKSRDVNSRIFRELCKEMGEQYQVLLYHTDVRWLSRGKVVRRVIELRTALQEFLKQEESPFATTFTDKEWLARLCYLADIFAELNSDNLQLQGQNTTVIDAHHTVTAFLGKLRLWIRRLEKGVIAQFPTLDQFVEENSYDTGSLLQTINKEMSDHLKGLETSMQHYFPESDLKNSQSSVDHSSLFCT